CCGTCGTCGAGACCGACGGGGTGCGCGGCAGGTAGATCACGCGGCAGACGTCGTTGAGGAAGTCGAACTTGCCGGTCCAGTCGTCGCCCATGACCAAGATGTCGGCCCGGTGCTCCAGGACGTACTCCCGCTTCTGCTCCAGGCTCTCCTCGACGAAGACGGCGTCGACCACCTTGAGGTTCGAGACGATCTCGGTGCGCTCGTCCTGGTCGAAGACGGGGTTGCGGCCCTTCTTGGCGAAGTTGAGCGCGTCCGAGGAGACCCCGACCACCAGCCGGTCGCCCAGCGCCGCCGCGCGGTTCAGCACGCGGACGTGGCCGACGTGCAGCACGTCGAAGGTGCCGAAGGTGATGACGGTCGTCATGGGCGAACTCCTGCGGGTGGGGAACCGGACGCCGGACACCCTAGTGGCCGCGGCCCGGGGCGCGCTCGGGCTGCGGCCGTCCGCGACGGGCGGGCGGGCCCGGGACCGGCCGACCGCCCCCGTAGATTGGCCCGGCCATGGCCCTGCTCCTCGACCTGACCCCGCTGCGCGCCAGCCCCCCCTTCCGCCGGCTGGTCATCGGTCTGGGGGTGTCCAACCTGGGCTCCCAGCTGACCGTCGTCGCCGTCGGCCTGCAGGTCTACGCCATCACCGGCTCCACCCTCTCGGTGGGCGTCCTGGGGATCTGCGCCCTCGTGCCGCTGGTGCTGCTCGGTCTCTACGGGGGCGCCCTGGTCGACGCCCACGACCGCCGGCGGGTGGCGCTGGCGTCGTCGCTGGGGCTGTGGGTCGTCACCATGGCGCTGGCCCTGCAGGCGTGGCTGCACGTGGACTCCGTGCTGCTGCTCTACGCGCTGGTCGCGGTGCAGTCGGCCGGCTTCGCGATCAACAACCCGGCCCGCACCTCGATCATCCCCCGGCTCGTGGAGCCGCGGCTGCTGCCGGCGGCGAACGTCCTCACCACCATCGAGACCAACGTCGCCCTGACCGTCGGCCCGCTCCTCGGCGCCGTGCTGGTGGCGGTCTGGGACTTCGGGCCGGCCTACACCGTCGACGCGGTGCTGTTCACCTTCGCCCTGTGGGCCCTGTGGCGGCTGCCGGACCTGCCGCCGCTGACGGCCGACGGCACGGCTCCCGACCGCAGCGGCCGGCGGGGGCTCGCCTCCATCGTCGAGGGCCTGCACTACCTGGCCACCCGGCCCAACGTGCGGATGACCTTCGTCGTCGACCTGATCGCGATGGTGTTCGCCATGCCGCGCGTGCTGTTCCCGGCCGTCGGCGTGCTGTTCCTCGGCGGCGGCGCCACCACCACGGGCCTGCTCAGCGCCGCCTACGCGGTCGGCGCGGTGCTCGCCGGGGTCTTCTCGGGCGGGCTGGTGGCGCTGCGCCGGCAGGGACAGGTGATCACCGGGGCGATCCTGGCCTTCGGGGCCTCGGTCGCGGCGTTCGGGGCGGTCCTGGTGGTCGTCGGCCGCCACCAGCCCGGGCCGGTGCTGGTCGGTGCGCTGGTCGTGGCCATGGTCTTCCTCGCCCTGGCCGGCGGCTCGGACTCCGTCAGCTCGGTGTTCCGGCAGACGATCCTGCAGTCCGCGACCCCGGACCACATGCGCGGCCGGCTGCAGGGCGTCTTCATCGTGGTGGTGGCCGGCGGGCCGCGGCTGGGCGACCTGGTGCTGGGCGCCGAGTCGAGCTGGGTCGGCGAGGGCTGGGCGGCGGTGCTCGGCGGCCTGACCTGCATGGTCGTGCTGGCGCTGGTCGTGAGCCGGGAGCGGAACTTCCTGCGCTACGACGCCCTCCACCCCACCCCGTGACCGCGGAGCACGCCTCTCAGGAGACGGCGTCGACCTCGAAGGGGGCCTGCACCGCGCCGAGGGCGGGGTCGGCCGCTGCGACCATCTGCTCGGCGGCCACGTAGAGCCGGACGTTGAAGTTCTGGGAGTAGCGGCGCAGCAGGTCGAAGGCCGCGGCGGCGCTGCTGCCGTTGCGCTCCATCAACATCCCGAGCGCCAGGTCGATGCGCCGACGGCGGTCCATCGCCGCCGCGCGGTCGTCCAGCTCGCGGGCCTGGCGGACCAGGTGCAGCGCCAGACCGATCCCGCCGGCGACGTCGAGGGCGGTCCGCTCCACCAGCTCGCGCTGCTCGGGCGCGATCCCGTCGACGCGGCGGTCGTACACCTTGACCACGGCGGCCGGGCGGTCGCCGACCGGGACGGGGATCGAGAGGCAGCTGGCGGCCCCGAGCGCGGCGGCCCGCGGGCCGTAGGGACCCCACCGGTCGTCGGCGCCGAGGTCGGGCACGTACAGGGCCTCCCCCGACCGCAGGGCGTGCAGGCAGGGTCCGGCGCCGATCGAGTACTGGAGGAGGTCGACCTGCAGGGCCAGGTCGCTGCTGGAGCCGATGGTCACCGGTGCCGTGTCCCGCCCGAAGGTGATCGCCACCCCCGCGACGTCGCCCAGCCGGGCGGCGGTGCGCTCCGCCAGGTCCTCGAGGTAGTCCACCAGCAGGGGCACCAGCGCGTGCGCCGCCGCCCCGTCCTCCTGGTCCTGGACCTGTCCGGTACCCGCCACCCGCGCCTCCCTCTGCCGTCGAACCGCGCCAGCATGCCAGACCGGGACGACCCGGGGGTAGGCGGCAGCGGCGGTCAGACCGTGGCGGCCCGCAGCTCCTCGAGGACGGCGGCGAGCTGGTCGAGCCCGTGGTCGAGCTGCTCCTCGGTGATCACCAGGGGCGGCGCGAGCCGGAGGGTCGAGCCGTGGGTGTCCTTGGCCAGCACGTGCCGCCGCGCCAGCGCCTCGCAGACCTGCCGGCCGGTGCCCAGCGCCGGGTCGACGTCCACGCCGGCCCACAGACCCCGCACCCGGACCGCGACCAGGCCGTGCCCGACCAGCGCCTCCAGCCGGCGGCGCATCCGCTCGCCCAGCCGGGTGGCGCGCTCCTGGTACTCCCCGGTGGCGAGCAGCTCGACGACGGCGCGGCCGACGGCGCAGGCCATCGGGTTGCCGCCGAAGGTGCTGCCGTGCTGGCCCGGGCGGAGCACGCCCAGGACGTCCCGGTCCGCGACGACGGCCGAGACGGGCACGATGCCGCCGCCGAGCGCCTTGCCCAGCAGGTAGACGTCGGGCACGACGCCCTCGTGCTCGCAGGCCAGCGTCCGCCCGGTCCGGCCGAGGCCGGACTGGATCTCGTCGGCGATGAACAGCACGCGGTGCGCCCGGGTGACCTCCCGGACACCGGCCAGGTACCCGGGCGGCGGGATCCGGACGCCGGCCTCGCCCTGGATCGGCTCCAGCAGCACGGCCACGACGTCGTCGGTGATCGCGGCCTCCAGCGCGGCCAGGTCGCCGTAGGGGACGGTGACGAAGCCCGGGGTGTAGGGACCGAAGTGGTCGCGCGCCTCCGCGTCGTCGGAGAAGCTCACGATGGTCGTCGTCCGCCCGTGGAAGTTGCCGGACGCGACGATGATCGTGGCCCGCCCGTCCGGGACGCCCTTGACCTCGTAGCCCCACTTGCGGGCCACCTTGACCGCGGACTCCACGGCCTCGGCGCCGGTGTTCATGGGCAGCACCACCTCCTTGCCCACCAGCGCGGCCAGCGCCTCGGCGAACGGGGCGAGCTGGTCGTGGTGGAAGGCGCGCGAGGTCAGGGTGATCCGGTCCAGCTGCTCGCGCGCCGCGGCCAGCAGCGCGGGGTGGCCGTGGCCGAAGTTGGTCGCGGAGTAGGCGGCCAGGAAGTCGAGGTGGTCGACGCCGTCGACGTCGGTGACCACGGCGCCCGAGCCGGACGCGACCACCACCTCGAGCGGGTGGTAGTTGTGCGCGACGTGGGCGTCCTCGACGGCCAGCAGGGCGGCGGCCGGGGACACCACGGCCTGGTCGGTGAGGGTGGGGTCGTCGAGGACGGTCATCGCGGGGTCTCTCCTCCGGGGGTGGGGCAGGGCGGTGCAGGACGGGGTGGGGTGCGGGGGTGCCGGATCTCCTGCGTGCAGCACTTGACGCCGCCGCCGCCGCGCAGCAGCTCGGCGACGTCGACCTCGACGGGCCGGTAGCCAGCGCCGGCGAGGGCAGCGACCAGCGCGGTGGCGCCCGCGGGCAGCCAGACCGTCTCGCCGTCGCTGACGGCGTTGAGGCCCAGGCAGGCGGCGTCGGCGTCGGTGGCCAGCACGGCGTCGGGGAAGAGCGCGGCCAGCCGTTCCCGGCTCGCCGGGCTGAAGGCGGGCGGGTAGTAGGCCACGTGGTCCGTGCGGTCGTCGAGCACGGTCAGCGCGACGTCCAGGTGGTAGTAGTACGGGCTGACCAGCTCGAGGCTGATGACCTCACGGCCGCTCAGCCGGCCCAGCTCGGCGTGGGCGTCCGGGCTGGTGCGGAAGCCGTGCCCGGCGAGGACGCGGTCGGACAGCACCGCGAAGTCGCCCTCGGCCTCGTTGACCGCGACGGGCGCCGTGACCACCCCGGCGCGGCCCAGCCGGGCGGCGTGCCAGGCCCCGTGCCGCTCGGCCTCGGCCGCCCGCTGCGGGGTGGCGAAGCGGGCCTGCAGGACCCGGCCGTCGACCACGGTGGCGCCGTTGGCGGCGAACACCATGTCCGGCAGGCCCTCGACGGGTTCCAGCAGGTCGACGCGGTGACCGGCGGCGCGGTAGGCGGCGACCAGCCCGGACCACTGCGCCAGGGCCCGGTCGCGGTCCACCGGCGACCCGGGGTGCATCCAGGGGTTGATGGCGTAGGCGACGTCGAAGAAGGTGGGAGGGCACATCAGGTAGTGCCGGAGGGAGGGCCGGCGCAGGGCCGTGGCCTCCCGGGTCAGCACGCTCGACGTCATGGCTGCAGCCTAGGTCCGCTCTTGCGCAAAACCTGCGGCGCGATGTAGGAAACCTAGGTGCATCCTTTGCGTCTGGACGACCTCGATCGCAACATCATTGCTCGACTGGTGGAGAACGGCCGCGAGAGCTTCGCCGCCCTGGGCCTCCGCGTGGGGCTGTCCACGGCGGCGACCAAGCGCCGCGTCGACCGGCTCCGCGCCGAGGGCGTCATCCGCCGGTTCACCGCCGAGATCGAGCCCACGGCCCTGGGCTGGACGATCGAGGCGTTCGTCGAGCTCTACTGCGAGGGCCGGGTCCCCCCGGACGGCATGCGCGAGCTGGCCCTCAGCATCCCCGAGGTCAGCGAGGCGTACACCGTGACGGGCGAGGCCGACGGCATCCTGCTGGTCCGGGCCTCCGACGCCGCCCACTTCGAGAGGGTGCTCGGGGTGATCCGCAACCACCCGGGCGTCAGCCGGACGCGGTCGGCCGTCGTCCTCTCGCACCTGTAGGTCACAACTCGGCGGCCGGTGGGGTGCGCCCCCGCCCGAGGTGGCAGGATCGTCGCTGGGCCCGCCCCCGCGGGTCACGACGAGAGTGTGCCGCGCCCCCCGGTGCGTTAAGTTCTCACGCGGCGCCGGTCGTGCACGATTCAACGACTGCAGGGCGGCCGCGACGTGACGGAGCCAGGGGACGAGAGACACATGAGGTCGAGCCAGTGACTGAGCCGAGCGCGCCAGCGCGCCGCATCCGCGTCACCGACTTCGCCACCGCCAAGCGCGAGGGCCGCCGCTGGGCCATGTTGACGAGCTACGACCAGTACACCGCCGCCCTCTTCGACGACGCCGGCGTGTGGAGCCTGCTCGTCGGCGATTCCGCGGCCAACAACGTCTACGGCTACGACTCCACCCTCCCCGTCACCGTCGACGAGCTGCTGCCGCTGGTCCGTGCCGTCGTCCGCTCCACGCGGCGCGCCTTCGTCGTCGGCGACCTGCCCTTCGGCTCCTACGAGGCGGGTCCCGGGCAGGCGCTGCAGACCGCGATCCGCTTCATGAAGGAGGGCGGCTGCCACGCGGTGAAGTTCGAGGGCGGGGTCCGCGTCGCCGAGCAGATCGCCAAGGTCACCGGCGCCGGCATCCCGGTGATGGGTCACATCGGCTTCACCCCGCAGAGCGAGCACCAGCTGGGCGGCTACCGCGTGCAGGGCCGCGGGGACAGCGCGTCCCGGCTGCTCGAGGACGCGCACGCCGTCGCCGAGGCCGGCGCCTTCGCCGTGGTGCTGGAGATGGTGCCCGGCGAGCTGGCCGCCCAGGTGACCGCGGAGCTGCCCATCCCGACCGTCGGCATCGGTGCCGGACCGTCCTGCGACGCCCAGGTCTTGGTGTGGCAGGACATGCTGGGACTGCGGCAGGGGAAGGTCACCCGCTTCGTCAAGCAGTACGCCGACCTGGCCTCGGTCATCGGGACCGCCGCGGCGGCCTACGTGGCCGACGTCACCGAGGGCAGCTTCCCGACCGCGGCGCACACGTTCGCCGACACCCCGTCCCCCGCCGTCCCGTCCCACCCGTCCGACCCGGCCCCGGCCGGCACGCCACCCGTCCCGGGTGCGCCAGGAGCTCATC
The window above is part of the Friedmanniella luteola genome. Proteins encoded here:
- a CDS encoding adenylyltransferase/cytidyltransferase family protein codes for the protein MTTVITFGTFDVLHVGHVRVLNRAAALGDRLVVGVSSDALNFAKKGRNPVFDQDERTEIVSNLKVVDAVFVEESLEQKREYVLEHRADILVMGDDWTGKFDFLNDVCRVIYLPRTPSVSTTAIIEHISGGAGG
- a CDS encoding MFS transporter; the protein is MALLLDLTPLRASPPFRRLVIGLGVSNLGSQLTVVAVGLQVYAITGSTLSVGVLGICALVPLVLLGLYGGALVDAHDRRRVALASSLGLWVVTMALALQAWLHVDSVLLLYALVAVQSAGFAINNPARTSIIPRLVEPRLLPAANVLTTIETNVALTVGPLLGAVLVAVWDFGPAYTVDAVLFTFALWALWRLPDLPPLTADGTAPDRSGRRGLASIVEGLHYLATRPNVRMTFVVDLIAMVFAMPRVLFPAVGVLFLGGGATTTGLLSAAYAVGAVLAGVFSGGLVALRRQGQVITGAILAFGASVAAFGAVLVVVGRHQPGPVLVGALVVAMVFLALAGGSDSVSSVFRQTILQSATPDHMRGRLQGVFIVVVAGGPRLGDLVLGAESSWVGEGWAAVLGGLTCMVVLALVVSRERNFLRYDALHPTP
- the panB gene encoding 3-methyl-2-oxobutanoate hydroxymethyltransferase, with product MTEPSAPARRIRVTDFATAKREGRRWAMLTSYDQYTAALFDDAGVWSLLVGDSAANNVYGYDSTLPVTVDELLPLVRAVVRSTRRAFVVGDLPFGSYEAGPGQALQTAIRFMKEGGCHAVKFEGGVRVAEQIAKVTGAGIPVMGHIGFTPQSEHQLGGYRVQGRGDSASRLLEDAHAVAEAGAFAVVLEMVPGELAAQVTAELPIPTVGIGAGPSCDAQVLVWQDMLGLRQGKVTRFVKQYADLASVIGTAAAAYVADVTEGSFPTAAHTFADTPSPAVPSHPSDPAPAGTPPVPGAPGAHP
- a CDS encoding Lrp/AsnC family transcriptional regulator, with the protein product MHPLRLDDLDRNIIARLVENGRESFAALGLRVGLSTAATKRRVDRLRAEGVIRRFTAEIEPTALGWTIEAFVELYCEGRVPPDGMRELALSIPEVSEAYTVTGEADGILLVRASDAAHFERVLGVIRNHPGVSRTRSAVVLSHL
- a CDS encoding GAF and ANTAR domain-containing protein, which codes for MAGTGQVQDQEDGAAAHALVPLLVDYLEDLAERTAARLGDVAGVAITFGRDTAPVTIGSSSDLALQVDLLQYSIGAGPCLHALRSGEALYVPDLGADDRWGPYGPRAAALGAASCLSIPVPVGDRPAAVVKVYDRRVDGIAPEQRELVERTALDVAGGIGLALHLVRQARELDDRAAAMDRRRRIDLALGMLMERNGSSAAAAFDLLRRYSQNFNVRLYVAAEQMVAAADPALGAVQAPFEVDAVS
- the ddaH gene encoding dimethylargininase, yielding MTSSVLTREATALRRPSLRHYLMCPPTFFDVAYAINPWMHPGSPVDRDRALAQWSGLVAAYRAAGHRVDLLEPVEGLPDMVFAANGATVVDGRVLQARFATPQRAAEAERHGAWHAARLGRAGVVTAPVAVNEAEGDFAVLSDRVLAGHGFRTSPDAHAELGRLSGREVISLELVSPYYYHLDVALTVLDDRTDHVAYYPPAFSPASRERLAALFPDAVLATDADAACLGLNAVSDGETVWLPAGATALVAALAGAGYRPVEVDVAELLRGGGGVKCCTQEIRHPRTPPRPAPPCPTPGGETPR
- the rocD gene encoding ornithine--oxo-acid transaminase — protein: MTVLDDPTLTDQAVVSPAAALLAVEDAHVAHNYHPLEVVVASGSGAVVTDVDGVDHLDFLAAYSATNFGHGHPALLAAAREQLDRITLTSRAFHHDQLAPFAEALAALVGKEVVLPMNTGAEAVESAVKVARKWGYEVKGVPDGRATIIVASGNFHGRTTTIVSFSDDAEARDHFGPYTPGFVTVPYGDLAALEAAITDDVVAVLLEPIQGEAGVRIPPPGYLAGVREVTRAHRVLFIADEIQSGLGRTGRTLACEHEGVVPDVYLLGKALGGGIVPVSAVVADRDVLGVLRPGQHGSTFGGNPMACAVGRAVVELLATGEYQERATRLGERMRRRLEALVGHGLVAVRVRGLWAGVDVDPALGTGRQVCEALARRHVLAKDTHGSTLRLAPPLVITEEQLDHGLDQLAAVLEELRAATV